A region of Vitis riparia cultivar Riparia Gloire de Montpellier isolate 1030 chromosome 1, EGFV_Vit.rip_1.0, whole genome shotgun sequence DNA encodes the following proteins:
- the LOC117913502 gene encoding lysine-rich arabinogalactan protein 19: protein MASLMWACVSFCLFILVAIANAQAPAASPSVLPTPTPVAATQPPSTPVIPAPATTPVASPSPKVSPVSSPTVPPPQVPPPPNPPVSAPVQPPLLPPPPVASPPPLPPAIPPPVQAPPLPAPAPPPPVPAPVPPPPVPAPASPPPAPAPAPPPPVPAPVPVPPPPAPAPVPVPPAPAPAPISEPPAPAPAPTKHKHRRRRHKHKKHHHHAPAPAPVTPSPPAPPTVPEAEETAPAPSPNLNGGIALYQQGGLAAMWARTALVLVAVFAVSCYNF from the exons atggcTTCACTGATGTGGGCCTGTGTCTCATTTTGCCTCTTCATTCTTGTAGCCATTGCTAATGCACAAGCACCTGCAGCCTCACCTTCTGTCTTGCCAACTCCCACGCCAGTTGCAGCCACACAGCCACCCTCAACTCCGGTCATACCCGCACCTGCAACCACTCCTGTAGCATCACCCTCTCCTAAAGTTTCGCCAGTTTCGAGCCCCACTGTCCCACCCCCTCAAGTTCCACCACCACCAAATCCACCAGTCTCAGCTCCAGTGCAACCACCACTGCTACCACCGCCACCTGTTGCTTCACCTCCACCTTTGCCACCTGCCATACCACCACCAGTCCAAGCACCACCACTGCCAGCACCAGCGCCCCCACCCCCAGTACCAGCACCAGTGCCCCCACCCCCCGTGCCAGCACCAGCGAGCCCACCACCAGCGCCAGCACCAGCGCCTCCACCACCAGTGCCAGCACCAGTACCTGTACCTCCACCCCCAGCTCCAGCACCAGTACCAGTGCCCCCAGCCCCAGCCCCAGCACCAATTAGCGAGCCACCGGCACCTGCACCAGCCCCTACCAAGCACAAGCACAGGAGAAGGAGACACAAGCACAAGAAGCATCATCATCATGCACCAGCACCTGCACCAGTTACCCCAAGCCCCCCCGCACCACCTACAGTCCCTGAGGCTGAGGAAACGGCACCAGCTCCATCACCAAACTTG AATGGAGGAATTGCGCTGTATCAACAGGGAGGCCTTGCAGCAATGTGGGCAAGGACCGCATTAGTTCTTGTTGCTGTGTTTGCTGTTTCGTGCTACAATTTTTAG